The genomic stretch CGGCCAGCAGCACCAGCGCAACGATCAGATACAGCGCGGCCGTATAAGACCCGAGTACACCGTAAGACTTGCCGAGCACGAATACGCCGAGTCCGCCGCCCTGCGCGAACAGGAACATGACGAGGCCGAATGCGCGGCCGTAACTCGCCTTGGGCACGTAGCGGCTCAGGATGTAGGCGGCCACATCGCCTTCGGCGCCGAGTCCCACGCCCACCAGCAACGCCGCCAGATAAATGCCCCACACCGCGCTCGTGTAGGTCAGCAGCAGCACGCCGGCTGCGGTCAGAACGAAGATGAACGCGGCGAGCAACGGTGCGAACAGGCGGTCGAGCAGCGCGCCCACGATCATGCGCGAACACACCGAGCTGAGGCTGATGGTCGACAAGGCGGTCAGCGCCACGGACATCGCAATGCCCTTGTCGACCGTGACCAGCACCATCTGCGAGAGCAAGCCGTAGGTCGCTGCGGAGACGAAGAAGATCGAAAGCGCGATCAGCCACAAGTGCTTCGACTTCGCCAGCGTGGCGAGCGAGGCGCCTGCGACCTTGCCCTGACTGCGCGCGTTGCGGCGCTCGCGTTCCCAGCCCGATGGCATGCGCAACACGAACACGAGATTGACGAGCGCAAGCACCATGGAGGCGCCGCCGACCGTCATCACCGCGCCGCGCCAGCCCCCGGTCTTCAGCAGATAACTCAGCAGGAACGGCATCAAGGTCCCGCACAAGCCGAGACCGACGTTGAGAATGCCGAGCGCGAGTCCGCGGCTGGCGTCGAACCAGGCGGTGATGACGATCGAATAGACGGTGGGGGCGACCGCGCCCGCACCGAGGCCGATAATCGCGCAGAGCAGATACATCCATTCGATCTGCGGCGGCGTGAACGCCAATGCAATGAGACCGCCGCCGAACGCGAAGGCCATCGGCACGACGGATTTGATGCCCTTCCGGTCGACCAGCGCGCCGACGGCGAGCATGCTCAGGCCGTCGCAGAACGTGAACACTGCGAGTCCCGTGGAAATTTGCGGGCGCGTCCAGCCGAATTCCGCGCTCAGCGGCGCGCCGAGCAGGTTGAACATTACCGGCACGATGTTGACGCCGAAGATCAGCGCGATGAAGCCCGCGATCACGTAGCGCCACGACGCGCCGGCCGGATGGGCGGCGAGGCCGGGTGCGTTCACTGGGGTGGTCATGATTTGTCTCCTGAGGCTTGTTATTTTTTTGACGCTCGATGCGAAACGACCCGTCTGTTCGAGGCAGACGGGTCGGGTGCCGTCGATGAAGCGGCTTACTTGCCCGCGTAGGTGCTGAGCACGTAGCTCGGCATGCTGAGCGCGCCGTCGATGACGATGTCCTGGCCCGTCACGTAGGCGGCTTCGTCGGTGGCGAGATACAGCGAGAGATGCGCCACTTCGTCGGACGAGCCGGCGCGGCCGAGCGGCACGCTCTTGCGCAGCGCCTCGAGATAGGGCTGCCCCGCGTTGAACTCGTTTTCGATGAAGCCCGGGCACACCGTATTGACGCGAATCTTCTCGCCGACAAACTCGCGCGCCGCGATCTTGCCGAGCCCGCGCATCGCCCATTTGCTGGAACTGTAGGCGGCGTAAGGCGTGCCCGTGACACTCGACGTGGAGCCGATATTGATGATCGAACCGCCGCCTGCCTTGCGCATGAGCGGCACGACGGAGCGAATGCCGAGGAACATGGTCGTCGCGTTGGTTTCGAGCGTATTGTTCCAGTCGGCGAGCGTCGTTGCCATGATCGAGTTGCGATCGTTGGTGCCCACGTTGTTCACGAGCACGTCGAGCTTGCCTTGTGCCGCGTCGATATGGCCGATCGCCTTTGCCCAGTCTTCTTCGCGCCGCGCGTCGAGATGCAGATACTGCGCGTCGCCGCCTGCTTCGCGTATGCTTCGAGCGAGCGCTTCGCCGCGATCGTCCAGGAGGTCGGCGATAAACACGGTCGCGCCTTCTTGCGCGAACAGCTTCGACTCCGCCGCGCCGATGCCGCGAGCGCCGCCGACGTTGAGAACGATCTTTCCTTGCAGCCGTTTCGACATGATCAGGAATCCTGTATAAAACCGGGGGTTGTTCGTATTGGTTGGCGCTGAGCGGTGTCAGCCCATGAAGGAGCCGCCGTTCACGTCGACGGTCACGCCCGTGATGTAGGCTGCGCCGTCCGAGCACAGAAACGCGACCGTTTCCGCGATTTCCTGCGGTGTGCCCACACGCGCGAGCGGGATATTCTTCATCGACTGGGCGATGATCTCGGGCGACTGGCGGTCGGCGATCGGCGACGTGACCCGTCCGGGAGCGACGCAGTTCGCGGTGATGCCGAACGGACCGCATTCGCCCGCGATCATGCGTGTCATGCCGATCAGCCCGGCTTTCGAAGCCGAATAATGGGCGTTGCTCGCCGGAATATAGGTGCGTCCCGCGCGTGACGCGATGTTCACGATGCGGCCCCAGCCGCGTTCCTTCATGCCCTGTACGAAGCCGCGGCACAGTACGAACGGCGCGCGCAGGTTCACGTTGAGCATGAGGTCCCAGCTCTCGTT from Paraburkholderia acidisoli encodes the following:
- a CDS encoding MFS transporter, encoding MTTPVNAPGLAAHPAGASWRYVIAGFIALIFGVNIVPVMFNLLGAPLSAEFGWTRPQISTGLAVFTFCDGLSMLAVGALVDRKGIKSVVPMAFAFGGGLIALAFTPPQIEWMYLLCAIIGLGAGAVAPTVYSIVITAWFDASRGLALGILNVGLGLCGTLMPFLLSYLLKTGGWRGAVMTVGGASMVLALVNLVFVLRMPSGWERERRNARSQGKVAGASLATLAKSKHLWLIALSIFFVSAATYGLLSQMVLVTVDKGIAMSVALTALSTISLSSVCSRMIVGALLDRLFAPLLAAFIFVLTAAGVLLLTYTSAVWGIYLAALLVGVGLGAEGDVAAYILSRYVPKASYGRAFGLVMFLFAQGGGLGVFVLGKSYGVLGSYTAALYLIVALVLLAALFIAILGPYRYSVDRAPEQA
- a CDS encoding SDR family NAD(P)-dependent oxidoreductase; protein product: MSKRLQGKIVLNVGGARGIGAAESKLFAQEGATVFIADLLDDRGEALARSIREAGGDAQYLHLDARREEDWAKAIGHIDAAQGKLDVLVNNVGTNDRNSIMATTLADWNNTLETNATTMFLGIRSVVPLMRKAGGGSIINIGSTSSVTGTPYAAYSSSKWAMRGLGKIAAREFVGEKIRVNTVCPGFIENEFNAGQPYLEALRKSVPLGRAGSSDEVAHLSLYLATDEAAYVTGQDIVIDGALSMPSYVLSTYAGK
- a CDS encoding SDR family oxidoreductase; translated protein: MNAERVPHQARKVAVVTGGAGAMGFAIAKRLHETGLTVLLLDKDARVEALAAELGGAAETAKGFQVDLSNREQVEQFIATALREFGPCDVLVNNAGINLDKPDGSKLFTEDIDNESWDLMLNVNLRAPFVLCRGFVQGMKERGWGRIVNIASRAGRTYIPASNAHYSASKAGLIGMTRMIAGECGPFGITANCVAPGRVTSPIADRQSPEIIAQSMKNIPLARVGTPQEIAETVAFLCSDGAAYITGVTVDVNGGSFMG